A section of the bacterium genome encodes:
- a CDS encoding M23 family metallopeptidase: protein MANRKFSLILLSHDLSKKVEFTFTRAKAKALLAGLVASFLLFNGVTGFLATRFVGDSDKAQLEAENQALREQLANFDTKIKSVEQKLSTLAETDNMLRLMADLPLLPADVRKVGVGGTVEILPPGPVVPEAQELNDILNKLDREIELQKTSFREIHSKLDQNAKLLEHLPTLRPCDTGYYSSGFGVRRDPFTKKATHHDGLDISAPRGTPVMSTAAGTVIYAGRYYNYGQFIVVDHGGGYQTAYGHLHKILVRKGQKVGKGTVIGQVGSTGRSTAPHLHYEVRVNGVAVNPMDYVFEDTDNFPGFAVETDATESHEHDHSEEVDG, encoded by the coding sequence ATGGCGAACCGTAAGTTTTCATTAATCCTACTCTCACACGACCTTAGCAAAAAGGTTGAGTTTACGTTCACCCGCGCAAAGGCCAAAGCGCTCCTTGCCGGGTTGGTCGCAAGCTTCCTGCTGTTTAACGGTGTGACCGGATTTCTCGCCACCCGCTTCGTCGGTGATTCCGACAAGGCTCAACTGGAAGCTGAAAATCAGGCCCTGCGCGAGCAGCTGGCCAACTTCGATACCAAAATCAAGTCCGTCGAGCAAAAGCTCTCCACCCTTGCCGAAACGGACAACATGCTCCGCCTCATGGCGGATTTACCGTTGCTGCCTGCCGATGTCCGTAAAGTCGGCGTCGGTGGTACCGTGGAAATCCTCCCGCCGGGACCGGTCGTTCCTGAAGCACAGGAGCTCAATGACATTCTGAACAAGCTGGACCGCGAAATTGAACTGCAGAAGACCAGCTTCCGTGAGATTCACTCCAAGCTTGACCAGAATGCGAAGCTACTCGAACACCTGCCAACTCTGAGACCCTGCGACACGGGCTATTATTCGTCCGGGTTCGGTGTCCGCCGTGATCCCTTTACCAAGAAAGCTACTCACCATGACGGCTTGGACATTTCCGCACCGCGCGGTACTCCCGTCATGAGTACTGCCGCCGGAACGGTTATCTATGCCGGCCGGTATTACAATTACGGACAATTCATTGTTGTCGATCACGGCGGCGGTTATCAAACCGCTTACGGGCACCTGCACAAAATCCTGGTTCGCAAAGGTCAAAAGGTTGGCAAGGGTACCGTCATCGGTCAAGTTGGCTCAACCGGCCGCTCAACCGCCCCGCATCTGCACTACGAAGTGCGTGTCAACGGCGTCGCCGTAAATCCCATGGACTATGTCTTCGAAGACACCGACAACTTCCCGGGCTTTGCAGTCGAGACGGACGCGACGGAATCGCACGAGCATGACCATTCTGAAGAGGTGGACGGCTAA